The sequence GACTGGGGGAGAGGTATTTACCCGCCAGGTCGATCACCTCTCCACCGAGCTGATAATCGCCAATGCCGGCAATCCTCTCACCGTAAATGGCAACATTTCCCTCCTCGATCTCGCCACTCAGGGTGTTCACCACCCTGGCATTGGCTAGAATCAGGTCGGCAGAGGCCTCTCCTTTAGCTACCTGAATAAGCTTTTCTATACTCATTCAATCCTCAACGGTGCAGATATCGGGTAAATTACGGAATTTCTCATCGAAGTCTAGTCCGTAGCCCACCACGAACCTATCGGGGATGGTGATGCCCAGGTAATCGATGGGAACTATGGTCTTTCGCCTATCGGGTTTGTCAAGCAGGGCACAGAGCTTAACCGAGGCAGGCTTCCTCTTGTGCAAGTAACCCAATAAATGGCTTATGGAGAGGCCAGTATCTACGATGTCCTCCACAACCAGGACATCCCTCCCCTCAAGCGGGGAGCGCAGCCCTTTCACCACCCTGATTTTTCCCGAGCTTACCTTTGCCGAGCCATAGCTTGAGAGGCTGGCAAACTCTATCTCCACCGGGATTT comes from Dehalococcoidia bacterium and encodes:
- the hpt gene encoding hypoxanthine phosphoribosyltransferase, encoding MAIPLKPLILITKEEIHREVFRLAQEISIDYHGKNPLLLGILKGSFVFMADLVRLLEIPVEIEFASLSSYGSAKVSSGKIRVVKGLRSPLEGRDVLVVEDIVDTGLSISHLLGYLHKRKPASVKLCALLDKPDRRKTIVPIDYLGITIPDRFVVGYGLDFDEKFRNLPDICTVED